A region from the Musa acuminata AAA Group cultivar baxijiao chromosome BXJ1-10, Cavendish_Baxijiao_AAA, whole genome shotgun sequence genome encodes:
- the LOC135595910 gene encoding non-specific lipid transfer protein GPI-anchored 11-like — translation MAGDRTGVWVLFLLLLWLTTAIMHGDGAPVAAPAPSPDCSSALLDLADCLSFVENGSTVAKPEGQCCSGLKKVVKEDVICLCEVLKQGPSLGVNLTKALTLPSACKLSTPPFSKCNISIAGVPAAAPAPTPSLGSPSSSSSSSSVPTGAPSPSSTGKSNAALQLPSLGFLIGSMAVSLWLLCVSHGLEF, via the exons ATGGCTGGAGATAGGACTGGCGTTTgggttctcttcctcctcctcctgtggTTGACCACAGCCATTATGCATGGTGATGGGGCTCCTGTTGCTGCACCAGCACCCTCCCCGGACTGCTCCTCTGCTCTGCTTGACCTTGCTGACTGCCTCTCCTTTGTGGAGAATGGGAGCACAGTGGCCAAGCCGGAAGGGCAGTGCTGCTCTGGCCTCAAGAAGGTGGTCAAGGAGGATGTCATCTGCCTCTGTGAAGTTCTCAAGCAAGGACCAAGCCTTGGTGTCAACCTCACCAAGGCCCTCACCCTTCCATCTGCCTGCAAGCTCTCCACCCCTCCCTTCAGCAAATGCAACa TTTCCATTGCTGGTGTTCCTGCTGCAGCTCCTG CTCCAACTCCCTCACTTGGATcaccttcttcgtcttcttcttcttcttctgtgccTACTGGAGCCCCATCTCCATCATCCACGGGCAAGTCCAATGCAGCACTACAGCTTCCATCCTTGGGGTTCCTGATTGGAAGCATGGCAGTGAGTCTCTGGTTGCTCTGCGTGTCCCACGGACTGGAATTTTAG